One part of the Romeriopsis navalis LEGE 11480 genome encodes these proteins:
- a CDS encoding cbb3-type cytochrome c oxidase subunit I, with product MTTTPNTSITPADRIDWFQKITSPALEQKDKAMQVWLFSGVFWLTVMITIGVIEAVKLFYPEFLQGIPALAYGRLRAVHTNIGIFGFMSMGYLGAAFYMIPRLTRTPIFSETLGVLTAWGWNLNLLGGAIAIMLGFTKGKEYEELPFPFDMTIGLIEILIAGNLFSTVVLRRERQVYVSVWYVLLALIPFPIYYTLGNMRNFRGVEDAIINWFYSHNLFGIWLTALGLATLYYIVPKQANKPLVSHAISFLGFWTLAAFYPWNGGHHMIWGPVPNWVMAASVTASIAMFVPTFATMVNFGGTAFGTGDVIKRDVGYRFSLLAYASYVGTSLWGSGLAIMGLNAKYHFSSMTIAHVHLGFIGFGVAGLMAFIYYYLERGRKLQYSRSLAEWHFWLTAIGIVGYTVSMGVLGYLEGNAWFAGESVQSLLPLRYWYNVARAASGMLILVGQGLFLLNLWQTLTQPEALRSLALDELEVEERLAE from the coding sequence ATGACAACAACGCCAAATACGAGCATTACTCCTGCCGATCGGATTGATTGGTTTCAGAAAATCACATCGCCCGCACTGGAACAAAAAGATAAGGCCATGCAAGTGTGGCTATTCTCCGGTGTCTTCTGGCTCACGGTGATGATCACAATCGGTGTGATTGAAGCGGTGAAGCTGTTCTATCCCGAATTTCTGCAGGGCATTCCGGCATTGGCCTATGGTCGCTTACGGGCGGTACATACCAATATCGGCATCTTTGGGTTTATGAGTATGGGCTATCTGGGGGCGGCTTTCTACATGATCCCGCGTCTGACTCGGACCCCGATTTTCTCGGAAACCCTGGGTGTGCTCACCGCTTGGGGCTGGAACCTGAACTTGTTGGGCGGTGCGATCGCCATCATGCTCGGTTTCACCAAAGGGAAGGAATACGAGGAGTTGCCGTTTCCCTTTGACATGACGATCGGCTTAATCGAAATCCTAATTGCCGGGAATTTATTTTCGACGGTAGTCTTGCGCCGGGAACGACAGGTTTACGTCTCGGTGTGGTACGTGCTGCTAGCACTGATTCCCTTCCCGATTTACTACACGTTGGGTAATATGCGGAACTTCCGGGGTGTGGAAGACGCGATTATCAATTGGTTTTATAGCCATAATCTGTTTGGAATTTGGTTGACGGCGTTAGGTTTGGCCACGCTCTATTACATCGTGCCGAAGCAGGCGAATAAGCCCCTAGTCAGCCATGCGATTTCGTTCTTAGGTTTCTGGACCCTCGCCGCCTTCTACCCCTGGAATGGTGGCCACCATATGATTTGGGGTCCCGTGCCCAATTGGGTCATGGCCGCTTCTGTGACGGCATCGATCGCCATGTTTGTGCCCACCTTTGCGACGATGGTGAATTTTGGTGGGACGGCGTTTGGTACGGGGGATGTGATCAAGCGGGATGTGGGTTATCGCTTTAGTTTGCTTGCCTATGCCAGCTATGTTGGGACTTCCCTCTGGGGCAGCGGTCTGGCGATTATGGGCTTGAATGCGAAGTATCACTTTTCGAGTATGACTATCGCCCACGTTCATCTCGGCTTTATTGGCTTTGGGGTCGCGGGTTTGATGGCATTTATTTACTACTACCTGGAGCGGGGTCGGAAGCTGCAATATTCTCGATCGCTGGCTGAATGGCATTTCTGGTTAACCGCGATCGGCATCGTTGGCTACACCGTTTCAATGGGGGTTCTGGGTTATCTCGAAGGGAATGCTTGGTTTGCTGGTGAATCGGTTCAGTCCTTATTGCCATTGCGTTATTGGTACAACGTTGCGCGGGCGGCGAGTGGGATGCTGATTTTGGTCGGTCAGGGCTTATTTTTGCTCAATCTCTGGCAAACGCTGACCCAGCCGGAAGCCCTACGGTCGTTAGCTTTGGATGAGTTAGAAGTTGAGGAGCGTTTGGCTGAATGA
- a CDS encoding cbb3-type cytochrome c oxidase subunit II, whose protein sequence is MKFKFFRTFPIIVGLSILFGLAFSGLVVAPVFTSSIATASPGLVAYTPTEQHGRQIYLREGCVYCHSQQVRSVKADEPLSTSFGAAKAGDYYYDSPNALGTSRQGPDLSNEGRVWSKDYGDSAREYLIGHFKNPRAYNPQSIMPAYDYLSDSELSDLTDYMQALGAWKDHPPEETP, encoded by the coding sequence ATGAAATTCAAGTTTTTTCGGACGTTTCCGATCATTGTGGGATTGTCGATTCTGTTTGGGTTAGCGTTTAGTGGATTGGTGGTTGCGCCGGTGTTTACATCGTCGATCGCCACTGCGAGTCCGGGTTTAGTCGCCTATACGCCGACCGAGCAACACGGGCGACAGATTTATCTGCGGGAAGGCTGTGTCTATTGTCATTCGCAGCAGGTGCGATCGGTGAAGGCGGATGAACCTTTATCAACGAGCTTTGGTGCGGCGAAGGCGGGGGATTACTATTACGATAGCCCCAACGCTTTAGGCACTTCGCGCCAAGGCCCGGATTTATCAAATGAAGGGCGAGTCTGGTCAAAGGACTATGGCGACTCGGCGCGGGAATACTTAATTGGGCACTTCAAAAATCCCCGTGCCTACAATCCCCAGTCGATCATGCCGGCCTACGATTATCTGAGTGATTCAGAGTTATCGGATTTGACGGATTACATGCAAGCACTGGGCGCTTGGAAAGACCATCCACCGGAGGAAACCCCATGA